TCTTGTCAAGGGCAGCGCAGCAACGCCACAGAACCAGACCGCTTTCGTCCAGTACGGCCTTGTCAGACAATTGCTGAACATTGCGTTCGACCCAGCCACCACCATGCTCATCAAGGTCGAGGCTTTGAGTACTTGCGCAGACCTGATCAGAGGCAACCCACGCATGCAGGAGGGCTTCGCACAAGAGCAGGTGCGGCCTTTCATCCAGCCTGCTACAAACGGTGCGGCCACTCCGAACGGTGTCGCAAACGTATATGTTATCGAAGCGCTGCTGAATCTCGTTTTAACGCCGGCCTCGAACGAGCTCTTCGACATGCGCAGTGCGGGTGCAGATTGCATCAAGGCCTACTTCCACAACCATCCCCAGATCCGCGAACACTTTCTCAACCGCGCTATTGGTGGTCACGAGGCTGGTGACGAGACTCAGAATGCCCTGACAATACTGCTAGAAGGATCGCAGGCCTCGCCTGGTGACCCCTATAGGTTATGGTTCGCGGCTACCTTGATCTTCGACCTGATCTTCGACAACTTGCAAGCGAAACACACACTGATGCAAGTAAAAGAAGGGGACGCAGAAAATGGAGAAGAAGTCGTAACGTGCATACAGACGCTGACTGCAAATCTGATCGCGAGCTTGCAGCTTGAAGAAGACGAGCGGATATCCATCGCCTACCTCATGCTTCTTTTGGGCTGGTTGTTCGAAGATGCTGCAGCGGTAGACGATTTTCTTGGCGAGGCGAGCAGTTTGCAAAGCCTCGTGCAGGCTGTCTTGAGGCCAGGAAGCAACCATACTATCAATCGCGGCCTTAGCGCAGCGCTGCTCGGCACCATCTATGAGTTCTCGACAAGAGACTCACCAGTCCCACGCCGCGACCTGCAGAACACCCTCACTGGCAAGCTCGGACGCGAGAAGTATCTGAACGCTATCACCGAGCTACGCAATCACCCATTAATCCGCGACTTCGAGGTTTTACCTCAGCGAGGCGGAGCTGAAGGCGGTCTGCCCGATGTTTTCTTCGTTGATACATGTGTCGACTTTCTCAAAGACAACTTCAGTCGCCTTACCCGGGCGATCGACCGCAACCCGAACATCGAGCAGCATCGATCGCATGACGGGGTCGATCGCGATATAGTTGATTCGTTACGGGGCGAGATTGACGGAAAGGAGCACAGCATTCAAGAGCTGAAAGCGCAATTAATGGCACTGGAGCAAAAGCTGGACCAAGAACATGCTGACCACCGCAAAACACAGCAAGCAGCCGATGAGCAAAGAAACACCCTCAAGCGCATCAACGACAAGCTGCATAATGACCTAGACACCGAGATCAAGAACAAAGATCGCGAGCACAACAAGATCACGCTGGAGTTGGAGAACAAATACAACCTTCAGGTTGCAGCTCTCAACAACAAGCTACAGCAGGCAGCGAAAGAATCAACGCTCGCTGTATCACGGACGAAACAAGAGTACGATGAGAAGCTGCACGAGACGATTAGATCGCGCATCGAAGTCGAGCAGAGACTTGAATTGGCAGAGAAGACTCGTTCAGACGCTTTCGAAAAGATCCGTAGCCTCGAGCAGGCTCATCAACAAGCACGCAACGAGCTTTCGTCCATCAACGAAGTACTACGCAAAGCACAGGCACAAGCTCAGCAGCACAATGCTCAGATACAGCATCTAACAGAGGAGAACGAGTCATTGCAGTCGACAATCGACAAGCTGGAGTCCGAACATCATACTGCTCTCGAGAAGCTCAAATCTGAGCACCAAGCCTACATTCTTGAATTGGAGGCTGCGAACGAGGCCGCTAACCAGAGTGCGCTTGACAAACTTAAGTCTACACAACAGAGCACCACCGACAAACTTGCGTCCTCGCATAAAGCCGAGCTTGAGAAGCTGAGAGCTGATCACAAATCGGCAAATGAGAAAGTATCCAAGCAAACTACGGACCACAAGGCTGCGGTGGATAAGCTCACCTCTGAAGTCACCGATCTCAAAACAAAGCTTCAAGACCAGACATGGAAGGCCACCGAGGCACAACAGAAACTTGCCAAAGCAGAAGCTGCGACCAAGGAGGCACAGGAGAAACTCAAGAAAGCTGAGGTTGCTGCAAGAGAGTCAAGTAAGGAGGAAAGCAAGACGGACACCAAGGCTGCAGACGTTAGCAAGAAACTGATTAAAGATTTGCAAGACAAGCTCAAGAAGTCCGAGGAggcggagaaggagaagcagaCCGAGCTTGACGATTTGCTAGTCATCCTCGGTGACCTCGAGGAGAAGAGGAGTACGGACAAGGTATGTCTCACTGCACCAACATTGAGTGGCATTATGCTGACAAATTGCAGAAACGACTCAAAGAACTCGGTGAAGAGGTCAGCGATGCTGAAGATGATGATGACGAAGAGGATAATGAAGAAGATGAGTAGAACGTTGTCTCGAAATTATCTGGCGCAACTCTTCCTACAAATCGAGGCTGAGGACTTGGGCATTAAGATGTCAGGTTTCGATGTTAGATTCACGAGCTTGGATTCAAGCAGGTTTTTGCGCACAGGTAGTGCAAACCCGGCTTGTCTACAAAGGATGTAGATCAGATGCGCAATTCCCCAGATCTTAAAGCATACTCAAGATGGAGTTCCCCGCTATGTGATGGACCTGTAAGCAGCCAAAAGAACTGCAGTTAGTGTACTACTGCATGCTTTGCCTACACCCGACGGTCCCGAACTCATTATGCTTCACTATCAGATTGACAGGGGGTTATGCACGTCGCTCGTTTAGCCAAACGCGCTTTCCTCGAAGCAGGTGCTGACGTCGCCTGCCCCTTCCACTTCACGTGTAGAAGAGCAATATCCTGCTCAGACCTTACTCATGTGGAGAGTAGCATCCCACATCCCCTCGAACGTCAGGCTGAGCTCATCCTCCGTGGAGCTTTCAAGAAATCTCAGGCCACCCATGGCAGCCTCACCATTTCGACCCCACGTACGTAGCTTCGTAACTTCCACGGTCAACCCGTAAATCATAACTACGAACACGTTTTGTTGCTACAGTCCCCTGCCAAAGTTCAGAGTACTCCTTTTTGGCCTACTTTGGTGCCTCGTTTCCAACTAGCAACACTTCAAATCCACCACCATCATCTTATCATAATGCCAGACTTCACACTCGAAACGCGCCACGGCATAATAAGTGTCACAGATACAGGCCTCAAGAACTCTTCTCCAGCGCTTCTTCTGCTCCACGGCAACAGCTCGTCCTCAAAAATCTTCCGGCACTTACTCGCCTCACCTACTCTAACGACACAATACCGACTGATAACCTTCGACCTTCCAGGTCATGGAGCAAGTAGTAACGCCGCCTCACCAGAGGCTACATACACCATGGCAGGCTACGCAGATCTCGCAGTCCACATCCTGGAACATCTCTGCGTCGAATCCATCGTTATCCTGGGCTGGAGCCTGGGCGGTCACATCGCTCTGGAGATGGTTCCTCTCCTCAAGACCGCGAGTGAAAGAGAATCCCGCATCGTTCACCTCTCTGGGCTGATGCTGATCGGCGCTCCCCCTGCGCTAGGTGCCGAGCAGTGTACACAAGGGTTCAAGGTTCCGACCAACCCCGACGAAGGACAGGAGAACTTGATGGCCAAAGTGCTCTGGACGGAAGAGCAAGCGGAGACGATAGCGCGCAGTTCGGCCCCCGGTGGTAAATCCGAGCTGTTCGAAGACTGGATGCGCAAAGACGCTATCCGAACTGATGGGCGCGCGCGAATGATGATGTTCAAGGCTTTTGTGGAGGGCCGAGGAGTCAATCAGGTGCAAGTTGTGGAAGGGGAGGACGTACTAACTGCGGTGATCAACGGAGCAGAGGAGCCGTTCATAAATTTGGATTACATCGACGGGTTAAATTGGAAGAAGCTTTGGCGGGGAGAATGTGTGAGGTTGGAAGGCAAGAAACATGCGCCGTTCTGGGAAGACCCAAAGGGGTTCGAGGCATTGCTCTTGGAGTTTTTGGGAGACTGTGGGAGTGA
The Ascochyta rabiei chromosome 9, complete sequence DNA segment above includes these coding regions:
- a CDS encoding Type I protein arginine methyltransferase, with protein sequence MMRVLEANAPPKQTATDTISTLSSRLQSATLLEDRRAAILGLRSFAKEYPASVASGALRGLIASLTKDADDVDTLKVVLETLLALFHPNDNSPEASDEIAMWLADEFTMRQDNMTILLDLLETPDLYSRLYPLQLIRACAEARPERTQECIQTAPMGTSRLATMLDDPRDIIRNEGLGVLSDLTRSSPELQKIFVFEDVFGKVFNMIHGDGGLTQGGIVVQDCLSLLANLIRFNTSNQTYFTKMEYPGQFVRLLPAGKKAKKTRGAPEEEDDWVSPQSDKNVWGLLIIMRMFLVKGSAATPQNQTAFVQYGLVRQLLNIAFDPATTMLIKVEALSTCADLIRGNPRMQEGFAQEQVRPFIQPATNGAATPNGVANVYVIEALLNLVLTPASNELFDMRSAGADCIKAYFHNHPQIREHFLNRAIGGHEAGDETQNALTILLEGSQASPGDPYRLWFAATLIFDLIFDNLQAKHTLMQVKEGDAENGEEVVTCIQTLTANLIASLQLEEDERISIAYLMLLLGWLFEDAAAVDDFLGEASSLQSLVQAVLRPGSNHTINRGLSAALLGTIYEFSTRDSPVPRRDLQNTLTGKLGREKYLNAITELRNHPLIRDFEVLPQRGGAEGGLPDVFFVDTCVDFLKDNFSRLTRAIDRNPNIEQHRSHDGVDRDIVDSLRGEIDGKEHSIQELKAQLMALEQKLDQEHADHRKTQQAADEQRNTLKRINDKLHNDLDTEIKNKDREHNKITLELENKYNLQVAALNNKLQQAAKESTLAVSRTKQEYDEKLHETIRSRIEVEQRLELAEKTRSDAFEKIRSLEQAHQQARNELSSINEVLRKAQAQAQQHNAQIQHLTEENESLQSTIDKLESEHHTALEKLKSEHQAYILELEAANEAANQSALDKLKSTQQSTTDKLASSHKAELEKLRADHKSANEKVSKQTTDHKAAVDKLTSEVTDLKTKLQDQTWKATEAQQKLAKAEAATKEAQEKLKKAEVAARESSKEESKTDTKAADVSKKLIKDLQDKLKKSEEAEKEKQTELDDLLVILGDLEEKRSTDKKRLKELGEEVSDAEDDDDEEDNEEDE